The Symphalangus syndactylus isolate Jambi chromosome 23, NHGRI_mSymSyn1-v2.1_pri, whole genome shotgun sequence genome has a window encoding:
- the ATP6V1G2 gene encoding V-type proton ATPase subunit G 2 isoform X2, which translates to MASQSQGIQQLLQAEKRAAEKVADARKRKARRLKQATRRQVQGMQSSQQRNRERVLAQLLGMVCDVRPQVHPNYRISA; encoded by the exons ATGGCCAGTCAGTCCCAGGGTATCCAGCAGCTTCTGCAAGCTGAGAAGCGGGCAGCTGAGAAGGTGGCAGATGCCAGAAAGA GGAAGGCCCGGCGACTGAAGCAG GCTACAAGGCGCCAGGTGCAGGGCATGCAGAGCTCCCAGCAGAGAAACCGAGAGCGTGTCCTGGCCCAGCTTCTTGGCATGGTCTGCGACGTCAGGCCCCAGGTCCACCCCAACTACCGGATTTCTGCCTAG
- the ATP6V1G2 gene encoding V-type proton ATPase subunit G 2 isoform X1, whose translation MASQSQGIQQLLQAEKRAAEKVADARKRKARRLKQAKEEAQMEVEQYRREREQEFQSKQQAAMGSQGNLSAEVEQATRRQVQGMQSSQQRNRERVLAQLLGMVCDVRPQVHPNYRISA comes from the exons ATGGCCAGTCAGTCCCAGGGTATCCAGCAGCTTCTGCAAGCTGAGAAGCGGGCAGCTGAGAAGGTGGCAGATGCCAGAAAGA GGAAGGCCCGGCGACTGAAGCAGGCAAAGGAGGAGGCACAGATGGAGGTGGAGCAATACCGCAGAGAGCGAGAGCAGGAATTCCAGAGCAAGCAGCAGGCG GCCATGGGCTCCCAAGGGAACCTGTCCGCTGAGGTGGAGCAGGCTACAAGGCGCCAGGTGCAGGGCATGCAGAGCTCCCAGCAGAGAAACCGAGAGCGTGTCCTGGCCCAGCTTCTTGGCATGGTCTGCGACGTCAGGCCCCAGGTCCACCCCAACTACCGGATTTCTGCCTAG
- the DDX39B gene encoding spliceosome RNA helicase DDX39B isoform X1 → MVWSLGPSWFAISVACILFESKELLGGGREAKGGPNPRWCPRRHCVRFASFFQWVLLILEAPASMRGGVMAENDVDNELLDYEDDEVETAAGGDGAEAPAKKDVKGSYVSIHSSGFRDFLLKPELLRAIVDCGFEHPSEVQHECIPQAILGMDVLCQAKSGMGKTAVFVLATLQQLEPVTGQVSVLVMCHTRELAFQISKEYERFSKYMPNVKVAVFFGGLSIKKDEEVLKKNCPHIVVGTPGRILALARNKSLNLKHIKHFILDECDKMLEQLDMRRDVQEIFRMTPHEKQVMMFSATLSKEIRPVCRKFMQDPMEIFVDDETKLTLHGLQQYYVKLKDNEKNRKLFDLLDVLEFNQVVIFVKSVQRCIALAQLLVEQNFPAIAIHRGMPQEERLSRYQQFKDFQRRILVATNLFGRGMDIERVNIAFNYDMPEDSDTYLHRVARAGRFGTKGLAITFVSDENDAKILNDVQDRFEVNISELPDEIDISSYIEQTR, encoded by the exons ATGGTCTGGTCGCTGGGGCCTAGTTGGTTCGCTATTTCCGTAGCTTGCATCCTTTTCGAGAGCAAAGAGCTCCTGGGGGGAGGAAGGGAAGCTAAGGGGGGGCCCAATCCAAGATGGTGTCCTCGGCGCCATTGTGTTCGTTTTGCTTCCTTCTTCCAATGGGTTCTTCTCATATTGGAGGCCCCAGCATCAATGAGAGGCGGCG TTATGGCAGAGAACGATGTGGACAATGAGCTCTTGGACTATGAAGATGATGAGGTGGAGACAGCAGCTGGGGGAGATGGGGCTGAGGCCCCTGCCAAGAAGGACGTCAAGGGCTCCTATGTCTCCATCCACAGCTCTGGCTTTCGTGACTTCCTGCTTAAGCCAGAGTTGCTCCGGGCCATTGTCGATTGTGGCTTTGAGCATCCATCAGAAG TCCAGCATGAGTGCATCCCTCAGGCCATTCTGGGAATGGATGTCCTGTGCCAGGCCAAGTCGGGCATGGGAAAGACAGCAGTGTTTGTGTTGGCCACACTGCAACAGCTGGAGCCAGTTACTGGGCAG GTGTCTGTGCTGGTGATGTGTCACACTCGGGAGTTGGCTTTTCAGATCAGCAAGGAATATGAGCGCTTCTCTAAATACATGCCCAATGTCAAG GTTGCTGTTTTTTTTGGTGGTCTGTCTATCAAGAAGGATGAAGAGGTGCTGAAGAAGAACTGCCCGCATATCGTCGTGGGGACTCCAGGCCGTATCCTAGCCCTGGCTCGAAATAAGAGCCTCAACCTCAAACACATTAAACACTTTATTTTGGATGAATGTGATAAGATGCTTGAACAGCTCG ACATGCGTCGGGATGTCCAGGAAATTTTTCGCATGACCCCCCACGAGAAGCAGGTCATGATGTTCAGTGCTACCTTGAGCAAAGAGATCCGTCCAGTCTGCCGCAAGTTCATGCAAGAT CCAATGGAGATCTTCGTGGATGATGAGACGAAGTTGACGCTGCATGGGTTGCAGCAGTACTACGTGAAACTGAAGGACAACGAGAAGAACCGGAAGCTCTTTGACCTTCTGGATGTCCTTGAGTTCAACCAG gtggTGATCTTTGTGAAGTCTGTGCAGCGGTGCATTGCCTTGGCACAGCTGCTAGTGGAGCAGAACTTCCCAGCCATTGCCATCCACCGTGGGATGCCCCAGGAGGAGAG GCTTTCTCGGTATCAGCAGTTTAAAGATTTTCAACGACGAATTCTTGTGGCTACCAACCTATTTGGCCGAGGCATGGACATCGAGCGGGTGAACATTGCTTTTAATTATGACATGCCTGAGGATTCTGACACCTACCTGCATCGG GTGGCCAGAGCAGGCCGGTTTGGCACCAAGGGCTTGGCTATCACATTTGTGTCCGATGAGAATGATGCCAAGATCCTCAATGATGTGCAGGATCGCTTTGAGGTCAATATTAGCGAGCTGCCTGATGAGATAGACATCTCCTCCTACA TTGAACAGACACGGTAG
- the DDX39B gene encoding spliceosome RNA helicase DDX39B isoform X2 yields the protein MAENDVDNELLDYEDDEVETAAGGDGAEAPAKKDVKGSYVSIHSSGFRDFLLKPELLRAIVDCGFEHPSEVQHECIPQAILGMDVLCQAKSGMGKTAVFVLATLQQLEPVTGQVSVLVMCHTRELAFQISKEYERFSKYMPNVKVAVFFGGLSIKKDEEVLKKNCPHIVVGTPGRILALARNKSLNLKHIKHFILDECDKMLEQLDMRRDVQEIFRMTPHEKQVMMFSATLSKEIRPVCRKFMQDPMEIFVDDETKLTLHGLQQYYVKLKDNEKNRKLFDLLDVLEFNQVVIFVKSVQRCIALAQLLVEQNFPAIAIHRGMPQEERLSRYQQFKDFQRRILVATNLFGRGMDIERVNIAFNYDMPEDSDTYLHRVARAGRFGTKGLAITFVSDENDAKILNDVQDRFEVNISELPDEIDISSYIEQTR from the exons ATGGCAGAGAACGATGTGGACAATGAGCTCTTGGACTATGAAGATGATGAGGTGGAGACAGCAGCTGGGGGAGATGGGGCTGAGGCCCCTGCCAAGAAGGACGTCAAGGGCTCCTATGTCTCCATCCACAGCTCTGGCTTTCGTGACTTCCTGCTTAAGCCAGAGTTGCTCCGGGCCATTGTCGATTGTGGCTTTGAGCATCCATCAGAAG TCCAGCATGAGTGCATCCCTCAGGCCATTCTGGGAATGGATGTCCTGTGCCAGGCCAAGTCGGGCATGGGAAAGACAGCAGTGTTTGTGTTGGCCACACTGCAACAGCTGGAGCCAGTTACTGGGCAG GTGTCTGTGCTGGTGATGTGTCACACTCGGGAGTTGGCTTTTCAGATCAGCAAGGAATATGAGCGCTTCTCTAAATACATGCCCAATGTCAAG GTTGCTGTTTTTTTTGGTGGTCTGTCTATCAAGAAGGATGAAGAGGTGCTGAAGAAGAACTGCCCGCATATCGTCGTGGGGACTCCAGGCCGTATCCTAGCCCTGGCTCGAAATAAGAGCCTCAACCTCAAACACATTAAACACTTTATTTTGGATGAATGTGATAAGATGCTTGAACAGCTCG ACATGCGTCGGGATGTCCAGGAAATTTTTCGCATGACCCCCCACGAGAAGCAGGTCATGATGTTCAGTGCTACCTTGAGCAAAGAGATCCGTCCAGTCTGCCGCAAGTTCATGCAAGAT CCAATGGAGATCTTCGTGGATGATGAGACGAAGTTGACGCTGCATGGGTTGCAGCAGTACTACGTGAAACTGAAGGACAACGAGAAGAACCGGAAGCTCTTTGACCTTCTGGATGTCCTTGAGTTCAACCAG gtggTGATCTTTGTGAAGTCTGTGCAGCGGTGCATTGCCTTGGCACAGCTGCTAGTGGAGCAGAACTTCCCAGCCATTGCCATCCACCGTGGGATGCCCCAGGAGGAGAG GCTTTCTCGGTATCAGCAGTTTAAAGATTTTCAACGACGAATTCTTGTGGCTACCAACCTATTTGGCCGAGGCATGGACATCGAGCGGGTGAACATTGCTTTTAATTATGACATGCCTGAGGATTCTGACACCTACCTGCATCGG GTGGCCAGAGCAGGCCGGTTTGGCACCAAGGGCTTGGCTATCACATTTGTGTCCGATGAGAATGATGCCAAGATCCTCAATGATGTGCAGGATCGCTTTGAGGTCAATATTAGCGAGCTGCCTGATGAGATAGACATCTCCTCCTACA TTGAACAGACACGGTAG
- the MCCD1 gene encoding mitochondrial coiled-coil domain protein 1, whose amino-acid sequence MVLSLHWLSRCHFLRLLLPSWSLAPQGSHGCCSQNPKASMEEQTSSRGNGKMTSPPRGPGTHHTAELAQAEELLEQQLELYQALLEGQEGAWEAQALVLKIQKLKEQMRRHREHLGGGT is encoded by the exons ATGGTCCTCTCTCTGCACTGGCTCTCTCGGTGCCATTTCCTTCGCCTCCTTCTGCCCTCCTGGTCCTTGGCACCCCAGGGCTCCCATGGGTGCTGCTCCCAAAACCCCAAGGCAAGCATGGAAGAGCAGACCAGCTCCAGAGGAAATGGGAAGATGACGTCCCCTCCCAGG GGCCCTGGGACCCACCACACAGCTGAGCTGGCCCAAGCTGAAGAGTTGCTGGAGCAGCAGCTGGAGCTGTACCAGGCCCTCCTGGAAGGGCAGGAGGGAGCCTGGGAGGCCCAAGCCCTGGTGCTCAAGATCCAGAAGCTGAAGGAACAGatgaggaggcaccgagagcaccTGGGAGGAGGCACCTAA